One Aegilops tauschii subsp. strangulata cultivar AL8/78 chromosome 7, Aet v6.0, whole genome shotgun sequence genomic window carries:
- the LOC109742149 gene encoding transcription factor RHD6: MDLDTGMDMTNQEQLMRTISQLDSALTYLSSPSTSPPHQPPVLVLPYPSCATGAVTPSVVTMPVSVPPPAAGYPEHTGTRRLVVGIQSAGDVERARRRNGRVSSEPQSVAARLRRERVSQRMRALQRLVPGGARLDTASMLEEAVRYVRFLKSHVQALEQAAAALHGRREDVAGGDFYHHCPRYA; this comes from the coding sequence ATGGACTTGGACACGGGAATGGATATGACGAACCAAGAACAGCTCATGCGCACCATCTCCCAACTCGACAGCGCCCTCACATACCTTTCTTCTCCATCCACATCGCCACCGCACCAGCCACCGGTTCTAGTCCTGCCGTATCCATCGTGTGCCACCGGTGCTGTTACTCCTTCGGTGGTGACGATGCCGGTGTCGGTACCGCCGCCGGCCGCTGGCTACCCGGAGCACACGGGGACGCGGCGGCTTGTTGTCGGCATCCAATCGGCCGGGGACGTGGAGAGGGCCAGGCGCCGCAACGGGCGCGTCTCCAGTGAGCCGCAGAGCGTGGCGGCGAGGCTGCGGCGGGAGCGCGTGAGCCAGCGCATGCGCGCACTGCAGCGGCTGGTGCCCGGCGGCGCGAGGCTGGACACGGCGTCCATGCTCGAGGAGGCCGTCCGCTACGTCAGGTTCCTCAAGAGCCATGTCCAGGCGCTCGAGCAGGCCGCGGCTGCGTTACATGGCCGCCGcgaggacgtcgccggcggcgatTTCTACCATCACTGCCCGCGCTATGCTTAG